The Cystobacter fuscus DSM 2262 genomic sequence ATCGCCCATGACTCCCAGGAGGAGGCGCTCGCGGCGATGGAGGCCGCCAACGCTCCCCCGACGCTGGCCGCCTCGCTCATCAGCTACAACATCAACAACCCCGAGTCGGTGAGCGCGCTGCTGGGCTCGGTGACGGAGACGGAGATCCGCGGCACCATCAACTCGCTGTCCACCAACTGGCCCAACCGCTACTACAACGTGCAGAACGGCGTGGACGCGTCCACCTGGCTCAAGAACAAGTGGACGACGATCGCCGCCGGGCGCTCGGACATCACGGTGGAGCAGTTCGCGCACACCTGGAAGCAGCCCTCCGTCATCGCCACCATCCAGGGCACCACGCTGCCCAACGAGGTGGTGGTGATTGGCGGCCACCTGGACTCCATCAACCAGAGCAGCCCCTCCACGGGCACGGCGCCGGGCGCGGATGACGACGCGTCGGGCGTGGCCTCGGTGACCGAGGTGCTGCGCGTGGCGGTGCTCAATGGCTACAAGCCGGCGCGCACGGTGAAGTTCATGGCGTACGCGGGCGAGGAGGTGGGCCTGTACGGCTCCAAGGCCATCGCCAACTCGTTCAAGGCGAGCAGCGTGAACGTGGTGGGCGTGCTGCAGCTGGACATGACCAACTACAAGGGCTCCAGCTACGACTTCAGCATGGTGACGGACAACACCAACGCCACGCTCAACGCGTTCACCACCAGCCTCATCACCAAGTACCAGCCGGGGCTCACCTACACCAACATCACCTGTGGCTACGGCTGCTCGGACCACGCCTCGTGGACCAGCGCGGGCTACCCGGCCTCGATGCCCTTCGAGGCGTCGATGAGCACGAGCAACCCGAAGATCCACACCACGGGTGACACGCTGGCGTACATGGGCGGCACGGCGGCCAACTCGGTGAAGTTCGCCAAGCTGGGCGCCTCGTTCGTGGCCGAGGTGGCCAAGGGCGCCACCACGGGCGTCACGCCTCCTCCGACGGGCGGCGATGGCGGTGGCGGTGGGACGATCCCGACCGCGACCTACGACGCGACGTACAAGGCGCCCCGCTGCGCCGCGGCGGGCATCGGCTGCGACTCGGGCACGCTGCTCAACGGCCGTGGTAGCCGGGGCCCCGAGTCGAACGCGCCCAACACCATCAACTCGAGCTGCGCGGACGGCTCCTCGGGCACCTACCACTCGGATGAGTCCAACGACGCCCTCAAGGTGAGCACCACGGACGGCACGAACCTGGCCGCGGGCAAGACGGTGAAGATCGACGCCACCGTGTATGCCTACTCCACGTCCTCGGACAAGCTGGACCTCTACTACACGACGAACGTGGCGAGCCCCACCTGGACGCTCATCGGCACGTACAGCCCGAGCTCCACCGGCACCACCACCATCTCCGCCACGTACACCCTGCCCGCGGGCAGCGTGCAGGCCATCCGCGCCAACTTCCGCTACCAGGGCAGCGCGTCCGCCTGCAGCAGCGGCGCCTACGATGACCGCGACGACCTGATCTTCGCGGTGCAGTGACGCCGTCCGGGCGGCTCCCTCCTCCTCGAGGGAGCCGCTCGTCCGCTGGTGGAAGCACGACGCCCCGGTACCCTGGCCTTTTCGAGCCACGGTCCGGGGCGTCGTGTTTCGCGCCGCCTGTCGATGGGCTCTTCCGGGCGCGCGTCCGTCTTCCGGGCCGGGATTTGACCCAGGGCTTGGGTTTTCCCTAGAATTCCCGTCTCCACCATCAGTGAGAGGGTCCGCCATGACGACGAAGGTCGAGAAGAAGCTGCCCCGCACGCAGGTCATCGAGCGCCAGAAGGAGCGCACCCGCGAGGTGCTGGAGATCGAGGAGGGCTCGCTGGACACCGTGCGCGGCGGCAGCGCCCGCTACGCGCTGCCCCCGCCTCCGCCCACGCCTCCCCCCACGGACCTGAGCAAGGACTCGCTCTAGGCTTCTGCTCGCGTCATGCCGCCCCCGGTCATCCAACCCCGCACGGCGCTCGCCGTGTGGGAGCTCACCCTGAAATGCAACCTCGCTTGCGGCCACTGCGGCTCGCGCGCGGGGAGCAAACGCGAGGATGAACTGTCGGCCGAGGAGGCGCTGGACCTGGTGCGCCAGCTCGCCGAGTCCGGCATCCAGGAGGTGACCATCGAGGGCGGCGAGGCGTTCCTGCGCCCGGACTGGCTCGACATCGCGCGGGCCATCTCCGCCCACGGCATGCGCTGCACCATGGTGACGGGAGGCTACGGCCTCTCGCGCGAGACGGCGCGCAAGATGAAGGAGGTGGGCATCGCGCACGTCTCCGTGTCCGTGGATGGGCTGGCGGCCACGCATGATCGCATCCGTGGCAAGCCCGGCTCGTTCCGCTTCTGTTTCGAGACGTTGGGGCACTTCCGCGAGGTGGGACTGCCCTTCAGCGCGAACACGCAGATCAACCGTCTGTCCGCCCCGGAGCTGCCCGAGCTGTACGTGCGCCTGCGCGACGCCGGCATCCGCGCCTGGCAGTTGCAGCTCACCTCTCCCATGGGCAACGGCGCGGACAACGCGTGGATGTTGTTGCAGCCCGCGGAGCTGCCCGAGCTCTACCGCACGCTCGCCCGCGTCGCCGTGCGCGCGCTCAAGGAAGAACGGCTCGCCCTCGCGCCCGCCAACGACATTGGCTATTACGGCCCGTACGACGAGTGGCTCTTCGCGAGTCTCGGCAAGGGCTGGTCGGGCTGCATGGCCGGACTGTCCGTGCTCGGCATCCACGCGGATGGCAGCGTCAAGGGCTGCCCCACGCTGCCCTCCGAGTACATCGGCGGCAACATCCGCCAGCAGCCGCTGTCCGACATCCTGGAGACGCGCGAGCTCACCTTCAACATGGGCGCGGGAGCACCCGAGGGCGTCTCGCACATGTGGGGCTACTGCGGGGGCTGCCGCTACGCCGAGGCATGCCGGGGCGGCTGCAGCCAGATGGCGCATACGCTCTTCAACCAGCGTGGCAACAACCCCTACTGCCATTACCGCTCGCTGGAGCTGGCCGGGCGGGGCCTGCGCGAGCGGGTGGTGCGCGCCACTCCGGGCCCCGGGCGCCCCTTCGATCACGGCGTCTTCGAGCTGGTGGAGGAGCCACTCGGCGCGCCCTGGCCCGAGGACGACACCCACCGCTTCACCGCCGAGCGCGTGGTGTGGCCCCCCGGGTGGGAGGCCTATCCGCTGCCCGAGGCGCGGCCCGTTCCCTCCCGCGCCCAGGCGGGTTAGCGCGCTCCGAGGGGAAGCGCTCGGCTCAGGCGCCTCCCCAGTTCATCGTCAGGCCGCCGTCGATCGTCCACGTCTGCCCGGTGACGTAGTCGCCGTCATCCGAGGCGAGGAAGAGCGCCAGCCGGGCGATCTCCTCGGGCTGCCCCGCGCGGTGCCAGGGAATCTGCTCGAGGGATTGCTCGCGCTGCTTGGGGTCGTCCAGGCGCTTCTGCGTCATGGGCGTCTGGATGAGGCCGGGGGCGATGCCGTTGACGTTGATGCGGTGCGGGGCGAGCTCCACCGACAGGCTGCGCGTGAACGAGCCGAGGCCCGCCTTGGACATGCCGTAGGGTGCGCTCTCCGGCGTGGGCAGATGCTGGGCCACCGAGCTGATGTTCACGATGCGCCCCTTGCCGCCGTGCTTCTTGCGCAGCTTGATGAAGGCGCGGGCACAGAAGACGGGCCCCATGAGGTTGACGCGGAGGATCTTCTCCAGCTGCGCGTCCTCCAGCTCGTCGACGGGGACCTTGCTCCCCATGCCCTGGCCCGCGTTGTTCACGAGGACGTCGAGCACGCCCAGCTCCGCCACCGTGCGCTCGAAGAACCTCGCCACCGAGGCCGAGTCCCCCACGTCTCCCTGCAGGACGAGTGCGCGCCGTCCATAGGCCTCCACGAGGCGGCGCGTCTCCTGGGCGCCCTGCTCGTCCGAGTGGTAGATGATGCCGACGCTCGCCCCCTCCCGGGCGAAGATCTCCGCCGTCGCCTTGCCGATTCCCGAGTCCGCGCCGGTGATGAGGGCAACCTTTCCTTGGAGCTTCATTCGAGCCGCCTCCTGTGGGTGTCGCGGCGTCTCTACGCGCGCCCACCGCCGCCCGGGGCGCGTTTCGCCGGGGAGTGACGTCTGGCGGATAGCCGGGGGCGTGGAGGCGGCTCCTTCTGTCCGGCTTGTGATGGGACGGCCTCCTGGCTGAGACTCGAGTCCAATGCCCGCCAGCGATGAACGCCGTCTCCAGGCCCTCGTGCTCGCGCCCGTGCGGCGCGTCCAGCGACGCCTGCACACCGTGCGCTTCGCCGAGGCGGGCGCGGTGCCCGTGTGGGCCGCCGCCACCGCGTGCGTGGTGGGCCGGCTGGTGC encodes the following:
- a CDS encoding M20/M25/M40 family metallo-hydrolase; this translates as MGMSKFGSVAVWLACATPALAEAPREKQVWITIGTDALEPVRGVFQGKGLKLAAPTVQKGGVAVLRVSESHVEQLALAVHDKLNRCAGFIAHDSQEEALAAMEAANAPPTLAASLISYNINNPESVSALLGSVTETEIRGTINSLSTNWPNRYYNVQNGVDASTWLKNKWTTIAAGRSDITVEQFAHTWKQPSVIATIQGTTLPNEVVVIGGHLDSINQSSPSTGTAPGADDDASGVASVTEVLRVAVLNGYKPARTVKFMAYAGEEVGLYGSKAIANSFKASSVNVVGVLQLDMTNYKGSSYDFSMVTDNTNATLNAFTTSLITKYQPGLTYTNITCGYGCSDHASWTSAGYPASMPFEASMSTSNPKIHTTGDTLAYMGGTAANSVKFAKLGASFVAEVAKGATTGVTPPPTGGDGGGGGTIPTATYDATYKAPRCAAAGIGCDSGTLLNGRGSRGPESNAPNTINSSCADGSSGTYHSDESNDALKVSTTDGTNLAAGKTVKIDATVYAYSTSSDKLDLYYTTNVASPTWTLIGTYSPSSTGTTTISATYTLPAGSVQAIRANFRYQGSASACSSGAYDDRDDLIFAVQ
- a CDS encoding radical SAM/SPASM domain-containing protein; translated protein: MPPPVIQPRTALAVWELTLKCNLACGHCGSRAGSKREDELSAEEALDLVRQLAESGIQEVTIEGGEAFLRPDWLDIARAISAHGMRCTMVTGGYGLSRETARKMKEVGIAHVSVSVDGLAATHDRIRGKPGSFRFCFETLGHFREVGLPFSANTQINRLSAPELPELYVRLRDAGIRAWQLQLTSPMGNGADNAWMLLQPAELPELYRTLARVAVRALKEERLALAPANDIGYYGPYDEWLFASLGKGWSGCMAGLSVLGIHADGSVKGCPTLPSEYIGGNIRQQPLSDILETRELTFNMGAGAPEGVSHMWGYCGGCRYAEACRGGCSQMAHTLFNQRGNNPYCHYRSLELAGRGLRERVVRATPGPGRPFDHGVFELVEEPLGAPWPEDDTHRFTAERVVWPPGWEAYPLPEARPVPSRAQAG
- a CDS encoding SDR family NAD(P)-dependent oxidoreductase — translated: MKLQGKVALITGADSGIGKATAEIFAREGASVGIIYHSDEQGAQETRRLVEAYGRRALVLQGDVGDSASVARFFERTVAELGVLDVLVNNAGQGMGSKVPVDELEDAQLEKILRVNLMGPVFCARAFIKLRKKHGGKGRIVNISSVAQHLPTPESAPYGMSKAGLGSFTRSLSVELAPHRINVNGIAPGLIQTPMTQKRLDDPKQREQSLEQIPWHRAGQPEEIARLALFLASDDGDYVTGQTWTIDGGLTMNWGGA